From Azospirillum humicireducens, a single genomic window includes:
- a CDS encoding DUF5985 family protein, whose product MLSTSYSFFTGALAALYAVAGLFFLSFWKRTRDALFVSFALAFALLALNQTVLVLGGLEREEQSWVYLLRLLAFLLIIAAIVRKNLEGRRR is encoded by the coding sequence ATGCTGTCGACGAGCTACAGCTTCTTCACCGGGGCGCTCGCGGCCCTCTATGCGGTGGCCGGGCTGTTCTTCCTCAGCTTCTGGAAGCGCACGCGGGACGCGCTGTTCGTCTCCTTCGCGCTGGCCTTCGCCCTGCTGGCGCTGAACCAGACCGTGCTGGTGCTCGGCGGTCTGGAGCGGGAGGAGCAGAGCTGGGTCTATCTGCTGCGCCTGCTGGCCTTTCTGCTGATCATCGCCGCCATTGTTCGCAAGAACCTGGAAGGGCGGCGGCGTTGA
- a CDS encoding calcium-binding protein, whose protein sequence is MTVVSANIAINLAGYGDTTGIVFDNYYLTSQGPSHISFRYTSNNVPVLDASITGWFSISDYGASGTISSLTASLPGGRMLLSFTDMDLRFYSIYSLASSLNQQTILSGNDQIFGSSFDDTLYGYSGNDYIGGGNGNDLISGGYGTDTLDGGDNTDTVISNQYYAAGKLIAYGERAAVLDRTYGSDILSNVEYVRFYDRTVAASSAGSFDALSYLAANRDLAAAFGINGAAAFSHYVQFGYSENRSTSFNAAAYLAANRDLAAAFGTDTGAAMTHYITHGRLENRITTFNSMSYLAANPDLIRAFGADTTAAAMHYARNGRLEGRSTSFNAAAYLARNPDVQRALGSSELAAATHYVTFGLREGRATAPLTTTGRAAGLSEDTTAAMIAMTS, encoded by the coding sequence ATGACCGTTGTTTCTGCAAATATTGCAATCAATTTGGCGGGATACGGCGATACAACGGGCATTGTATTTGACAATTACTACCTCACATCTCAAGGTCCGAGTCATATTTCGTTCCGGTACACGTCAAACAACGTTCCAGTCTTGGATGCCAGTATAACCGGATGGTTCAGCATTTCAGATTACGGGGCTTCCGGAACGATATCATCACTGACGGCGTCTTTGCCGGGTGGCAGGATGCTGCTGTCCTTCACCGACATGGATCTGAGATTCTACAGCATTTACAGCCTCGCCAGTTCTCTCAATCAGCAAACAATTCTATCTGGCAACGACCAGATTTTCGGTTCTTCTTTCGACGACACTCTCTATGGCTATAGCGGCAACGATTATATCGGTGGCGGGAACGGGAACGACCTGATCAGTGGCGGCTATGGGACGGACACGCTGGACGGTGGCGACAATACGGATACCGTAATCAGCAACCAATATTACGCAGCGGGCAAACTGATCGCCTATGGCGAGCGGGCAGCAGTTCTTGATCGGACCTACGGCTCCGATATTCTGAGCAATGTCGAATATGTCCGCTTTTATGACAGGACGGTTGCCGCATCCAGCGCCGGCAGCTTCGATGCCCTGAGCTATCTTGCCGCCAATCGGGATCTTGCCGCCGCCTTCGGCATCAATGGTGCGGCGGCATTTTCACATTACGTGCAATTCGGTTATTCCGAGAACCGCTCGACGAGTTTCAATGCTGCGGCATATCTCGCTGCCAATCGGGACCTCGCCGCCGCCTTCGGCACCGATACCGGGGCGGCAATGACCCATTACATAACGCACGGCCGGCTAGAGAACCGCATCACAACGTTCAACTCTATGTCGTACCTCGCGGCCAATCCCGACCTGATCCGGGCATTCGGGGCCGATACGACAGCTGCCGCCATGCATTACGCCCGCAATGGCCGGTTGGAAGGGCGGTCGACCAGCTTCAACGCCGCCGCCTATCTGGCGCGGAATCCGGATGTTCAGCGCGCGCTGGGGAGCAGTGAGCTGGCGGCTGCCACCCATTATGTGACCTTCGGCTTGCGCGAAGGCCGCGCGACCGCTCCGCTAACCACCACCGGCCGGGCAGCGGGATTGAGCGAAGACACCACCGCTGCCATGATCGCGATGACGTCCTGA
- a CDS encoding MFS transporter, with translation MTSVPAAGDSFRSAFRHRAFALFWCARVCSMLAIQMQVVAVGWQVYAMTDNPLDLGLVGLFQFLPTLALVLVAGHVVDNNDRKTVLFGALSVEMAAVAALFLLTMAGALSPHAIFAVVALIGLAKSFEGPANQAILSATVPLEDLPNAVAWQSSGVQVAQISGPALGGLLYIAGPAAVYGVSTAMLVLSVLLIAACRPRPVTMTRRAMSLSSMLAGAAFIRSRPEILGAISLDLFAVLLGGATALLPIYARDVLFVGPWGLGLLRSAPALGALAMAMVITRWGVKRHAGRWMLIAVAGFGAATIAFGLSTDPVLSFIALLAVGATDQVSMFVRQTLIQLSTPDEMRGRVGAVTSLFIGASNQLGEFESGSVAAMIGAVPTVVLGGVGAIGLAGLWAAMFPALRRVDRLLGR, from the coding sequence ATGACCAGCGTGCCTGCGGCCGGAGACAGCTTCCGGTCCGCCTTCCGCCACCGCGCCTTCGCTCTGTTCTGGTGCGCGCGGGTCTGTTCGATGCTGGCGATCCAGATGCAGGTGGTTGCTGTCGGCTGGCAGGTCTATGCCATGACCGACAACCCGCTCGACCTCGGTCTGGTCGGGCTGTTCCAGTTCCTGCCCACCCTGGCGCTGGTCCTGGTGGCCGGCCATGTGGTCGACAACAACGACCGCAAGACGGTGCTGTTCGGCGCCCTGTCCGTCGAAATGGCGGCGGTCGCCGCCCTCTTCCTCCTGACCATGGCGGGCGCACTGTCCCCCCACGCGATCTTCGCCGTTGTGGCGCTGATCGGCCTCGCCAAATCCTTCGAAGGACCGGCCAACCAGGCGATCCTGTCGGCGACAGTACCGCTGGAGGATCTGCCGAACGCCGTGGCCTGGCAGTCGTCGGGGGTGCAGGTGGCGCAGATCTCCGGCCCGGCGCTTGGCGGGCTGCTCTACATTGCTGGGCCGGCGGCGGTCTATGGCGTCAGCACGGCGATGCTGGTGCTGTCGGTCCTGCTGATCGCCGCCTGCCGGCCGCGCCCGGTCACCATGACCAGGCGCGCCATGAGCCTGTCGAGCATGCTGGCCGGCGCCGCCTTCATCCGCAGCCGGCCGGAGATCCTGGGCGCCATCTCGCTCGACCTGTTCGCCGTGCTGCTGGGCGGGGCGACGGCGCTGCTGCCGATCTATGCGCGCGATGTGCTGTTCGTCGGGCCCTGGGGGCTGGGCCTGCTGCGTTCCGCCCCGGCGCTGGGGGCGCTCGCCATGGCGATGGTCATCACCCGCTGGGGCGTGAAGCGCCATGCCGGGCGCTGGATGCTGATCGCGGTGGCGGGGTTCGGTGCCGCCACCATCGCCTTCGGCCTGTCGACCGATCCGGTGCTGTCCTTCATCGCCCTGCTGGCGGTCGGCGCCACCGATCAGGTCAGCATGTTCGTCCGCCAGACGCTGATCCAGCTCTCCACCCCCGACGAGATGCGCGGCCGGGTCGGCGCCGTCACCTCGCTGTTCATCGGCGCGTCCAATCAACTTGGCGAATTCGAATCCGGCAGCGTCGCGGCGATGATCGGTGCGGTGCCGACAGTGGTGCTGGGCGGTGTAGGCGCGATCGGGTTGGCCGGGCTGTGGGCGGCGATGTTCCCGGCATTGCGGCGGGTGGACCGGCTGCTGGGGCGGTAG
- a CDS encoding thiolase family protein, with translation MNNRPIIVAARRTPVGRIGGALREFAVEDLAAPVIRAVLADAGIDPTEVDEVLLGNAVGPGGNVARLAALAAGLPVSVPGVTVDRQCGSGLEAVNLAARLVQSGACDVVLAGGVESTSTAPWRVAKPSSLYRSPAFYDRARFAPDEIGDPSMIEAAENVALAYGIDRARQDRYALDSHRKAVAAQAAGRFDREIVPLTLRDGRLIVRDECPRADTSLEKLAALRPILRPDGTVTAGNACPVNDGAAVVAVVSERKFRELGLTHGLAVVDSTASGVDPNLLGTGPIPAVNRLLARNPGLSVADVDLIEFNEAFASQVLASLDALGIDPSRVSVGGGALALGHPFGASGAILVTRLFTELLFPAVGMSPRRGLATLGIGGGLGLATLLEPV, from the coding sequence GTGAACAACCGTCCCATCATCGTCGCCGCGCGCCGGACTCCGGTCGGCCGCATCGGCGGCGCCCTGCGTGAGTTTGCGGTCGAGGACCTCGCCGCACCGGTCATCCGGGCGGTTCTGGCCGATGCCGGCATCGATCCGACCGAGGTGGATGAGGTGCTGCTGGGCAACGCGGTCGGACCCGGCGGCAATGTCGCGCGGCTGGCGGCGCTGGCGGCCGGGCTGCCGGTGTCCGTGCCGGGCGTCACGGTGGACCGGCAGTGCGGGTCCGGGCTGGAGGCGGTCAACCTCGCCGCCCGGCTGGTGCAGTCCGGCGCCTGCGACGTCGTGCTGGCCGGCGGGGTGGAAAGCACCAGCACGGCCCCCTGGCGCGTCGCCAAGCCGTCCAGCCTCTACCGCAGCCCGGCCTTCTACGACCGCGCCCGCTTCGCCCCCGACGAGATCGGCGACCCGTCGATGATCGAGGCGGCGGAGAATGTCGCCCTGGCATACGGGATCGACCGGGCCCGGCAGGACCGCTACGCCCTGGACAGCCACCGCAAGGCGGTCGCCGCCCAGGCCGCCGGACGGTTCGACCGCGAGATCGTGCCGCTCACCCTGCGCGACGGCCGCCTCATCGTCCGCGACGAGTGCCCGCGCGCGGATACCAGCCTCGAAAAGCTGGCGGCACTGCGCCCCATCCTGCGGCCGGACGGCACCGTGACCGCCGGCAACGCCTGTCCGGTCAACGACGGCGCCGCCGTGGTGGCGGTGGTGTCGGAGCGGAAGTTCCGCGAACTCGGCCTGACCCATGGGCTGGCGGTGGTGGACAGCACAGCGTCCGGCGTGGATCCGAACCTGCTCGGCACCGGCCCGATTCCGGCGGTGAACAGGCTGCTGGCCCGCAACCCCGGCCTGTCGGTTGCCGACGTCGACCTGATCGAATTCAACGAGGCCTTCGCCTCCCAGGTGCTGGCCAGTCTCGACGCGTTGGGCATCGATCCGTCCCGTGTGTCGGTCGGCGGCGGCGCGCTGGCGCTCGGCCATCCCTTTGGCGCGTCGGGTGCCATCCTGGTGACGCGGCTCTTCACCGAGTTGCTGTTCCCTGCGGTGGGCATGTCGCCCCGTCGGGGGCTCGCCACGCTCGGCATCGGCGGCGGGCTGGGGCTCGCCACACTTCTGGAGCCAGTCTGA
- the purT gene encoding formate-dependent phosphoribosylglycinamide formyltransferase, with the protein MYTARILLLGSGELGKEFVIAAKRLGCEVIACDSYANAPAMQVADRAEVFSMLDADALRAAIAKHRPDFIVPEVEAIRTEVLHEFEDTGTIVVPSARAATMTMNRDRIREVAATELGLRTSRYRYAESLDEVRAGAEHTGFPCVVKPVMSSSGKGQSTVQDAAGLEAAWDYAVANMRGDRRKVIVEEFVAFDYEITLLTVRTRDGILYCEPIGHRQERGDYQESWQPVAMPQAMLDDAKAMAARVVDNLGGYGIFGVEFFVTADEVVFSELSPRPHDTGMVTLLSQNLSEFELHARAILGLPIPNIVCHAPSASAVILADREAESFRIEGLADALSLGSAEQEVDVRLFGKPTTRKNRRMGVALATGTDTDDARARARQAADKVTIRY; encoded by the coding sequence ATGTACACCGCCAGGATCCTGCTGCTCGGCTCCGGTGAGCTGGGCAAGGAATTCGTCATCGCCGCCAAGCGGCTGGGCTGCGAGGTCATCGCCTGCGACAGCTACGCCAACGCCCCGGCGATGCAGGTCGCCGACCGGGCGGAGGTGTTCTCCATGCTCGATGCCGACGCCCTGCGCGCCGCCATCGCCAAGCATCGTCCGGACTTTATCGTGCCGGAAGTGGAGGCGATCCGCACCGAGGTGCTGCACGAGTTCGAGGATACCGGCACCATTGTCGTGCCGTCGGCCCGCGCCGCCACCATGACGATGAACCGCGACCGCATCCGCGAGGTCGCCGCGACGGAACTGGGCCTGCGCACCTCGCGCTACCGCTATGCCGAAAGCCTGGACGAGGTCCGTGCCGGAGCGGAGCACACCGGCTTCCCCTGCGTCGTCAAGCCGGTGATGTCGTCGTCGGGCAAGGGGCAGAGCACGGTGCAGGATGCCGCCGGGCTTGAAGCCGCCTGGGACTATGCGGTGGCGAACATGCGCGGCGACCGCCGCAAGGTGATCGTCGAGGAGTTCGTCGCCTTCGACTACGAGATCACGCTGCTGACCGTCCGCACCCGCGACGGCATCCTCTATTGCGAGCCGATCGGCCACCGTCAGGAGCGCGGCGACTACCAGGAATCCTGGCAGCCGGTCGCCATGCCGCAGGCGATGCTGGACGACGCCAAGGCGATGGCTGCCCGCGTCGTCGACAATCTCGGCGGCTACGGCATCTTCGGCGTCGAGTTCTTCGTGACGGCCGACGAGGTCGTCTTCTCCGAACTGTCGCCGCGTCCGCACGACACCGGCATGGTCACGCTGCTGTCGCAGAATCTGTCGGAGTTCGAACTGCACGCCCGCGCAATCCTGGGCCTGCCGATCCCCAACATCGTCTGCCATGCTCCGTCGGCCTCCGCCGTCATCCTGGCCGACCGCGAGGCGGAGAGCTTCCGCATTGAGGGGCTGGCCGATGCGCTGAGCCTGGGCAGTGCGGAGCAGGAGGTCGACGTCCGCCTGTTCGGCAAGCCGACCACCCGCAAGAACCGCCGCATGGGCGTGGCGCTCGCCACCGGCACCGATACCGATGACGCGCGGGCGCGGGCCAGGCAGGCGGCGGACAAGGTGACGATCCGGTATTGA
- a CDS encoding DUF5985 family protein: MDVVKSAVYLLCFAASLMCMVLLLRSYLRSRSRLLLWSTLCFVGLAINNLLLFIDVVVLPTQVDLLPVRQVSAMAGVGVLLFGFIWDAE, from the coding sequence ATGGACGTCGTGAAATCGGCGGTCTATCTGCTGTGCTTCGCCGCCAGCCTGATGTGCATGGTCCTGCTGCTGCGCAGCTACCTGCGGTCGCGCAGCCGGCTTCTGCTGTGGAGCACGCTCTGCTTCGTCGGGCTGGCGATCAACAACCTGCTGCTGTTCATCGACGTCGTCGTCCTGCCGACCCAGGTCGATCTGCTGCCGGTCCGCCAGGTCTCCGCCATGGCCGGCGTGGGCGTGCTGCTCTTCGGCTTCATCTGGGATGCCGAGTGA
- a CDS encoding response regulator produces MTRRKLRPARVARRRMFVPPPAFPVSAVRQTLLPPDVALPAPAPVLTPAPAVTPAPAAGAPAGWESMTTDSPPQPDTSDVAILIVDDDPRNLFAVRETLEDMGAQLVLARSGEEALKHLLRQDFALILLDVHMPGMDGYETAELIRLREKSRHIPIIFLTAINKDETHIFRGYASGAVDYMFKPVDPHILKCKVAVFVDLYRKTEAVKREVEAKQRLLDENERVRREMRQAEQALRRSEERQALILGQLPIVLYTADLTSGIPFRYLSDTVQSVLGCPPARFIEDPGNWEAGIHPDDRNRVLRQLESVHDTGLTTVEYRWRCPDGSERHLLDQAVVVCDEDGRPAELFGTILDVTETRQAQRQLAHAQKMELVGQLTGGIAHDFNNMLMVVIGSLERLVPGLADDPKAAKRAEMALQAALRCSDMTRRLLTFARRQQLHPEPVDLGALVAGMGELMERTLGGGVAIAIEAPSADAGPLWTASVDRSQAESALLNLVINARDAMPGGGTLRIRTENTRFEETQSAHGMSVPAGDYILLSVSDSGCGMAQEVLERAFEPFFTTKEAGKGTGLGLAMIHGFVKQSGGLIGIDSSPGVGTTFRLYLPRAAVDVINGTASDEDGAAEAFAGRGETVLVVDDDADVRAVAVQAVGGLGYRVLEADGAEAALTLLDRQPVDLLFTDIVMPGGLNGRELAREGLRRHPALRVLFASGYANGTSAPEHQAGAALPADDGTDPGAVLGAVLSRAETLAKPYRGGDLARALRRALDLQSPLAPAEAVRG; encoded by the coding sequence ATGACCCGGCGCAAGCTCCGCCCGGCGCGGGTCGCGCGGCGCAGGATGTTCGTGCCGCCGCCTGCCTTCCCTGTATCGGCGGTCCGCCAGACGCTTCTGCCGCCGGATGTGGCGCTGCCGGCACCCGCGCCGGTTCTGACTCCGGCACCGGCCGTCACGCCCGCACCGGCGGCCGGTGCCCCCGCGGGATGGGAAAGCATGACCACCGACTCTCCTCCGCAGCCCGACACGTCGGACGTGGCGATCCTGATCGTCGATGACGACCCGCGGAACCTGTTCGCCGTGCGTGAGACGCTGGAGGACATGGGGGCGCAGCTCGTCCTGGCGAGGTCGGGGGAAGAGGCGCTGAAGCACCTGCTGCGCCAGGATTTCGCGCTGATCCTGCTCGACGTCCACATGCCGGGAATGGACGGCTACGAGACGGCCGAACTGATCCGCCTGCGCGAGAAGTCGCGCCACATTCCCATCATCTTCCTGACCGCCATCAACAAGGACGAAACGCACATCTTTCGCGGCTATGCCAGCGGCGCCGTGGATTACATGTTCAAGCCGGTCGATCCGCACATCCTGAAATGCAAGGTGGCGGTCTTCGTCGACCTCTACCGCAAGACCGAGGCGGTGAAGCGCGAGGTCGAGGCCAAGCAACGCCTCCTGGACGAGAACGAGCGGGTGCGGCGCGAGATGCGGCAGGCCGAACAGGCGCTGCGCCGGTCGGAGGAGCGGCAGGCGCTGATCCTGGGGCAGCTGCCCATCGTGCTCTACACTGCCGATCTGACGTCGGGCATTCCCTTCCGCTACCTGTCCGACACGGTGCAGTCGGTGCTGGGCTGCCCGCCCGCCCGCTTCATCGAGGATCCCGGCAATTGGGAGGCGGGGATTCACCCTGACGATCGCAACCGCGTGCTGCGCCAGTTGGAGTCGGTTCACGACACCGGGCTGACGACGGTCGAATACCGCTGGCGCTGTCCCGACGGCAGCGAGCGCCATCTGCTGGACCAGGCGGTGGTGGTGTGCGACGAGGACGGCCGGCCGGCCGAGCTGTTCGGCACCATCCTGGACGTGACCGAGACGCGCCAGGCCCAGCGTCAGCTCGCCCACGCCCAGAAGATGGAGCTGGTGGGCCAGCTGACAGGCGGCATCGCCCATGACTTCAACAACATGCTGATGGTGGTGATCGGCAGCCTCGAACGGCTGGTCCCCGGCCTTGCCGACGATCCGAAGGCGGCGAAGCGGGCGGAGATGGCGCTGCAGGCGGCGCTGCGCTGTTCCGACATGACGCGGCGCCTGCTGACCTTCGCACGGCGCCAGCAGCTTCACCCGGAGCCGGTCGATCTCGGCGCGCTGGTCGCCGGCATGGGCGAGTTGATGGAGCGCACGCTGGGCGGCGGCGTCGCCATCGCCATCGAGGCGCCTTCGGCCGATGCGGGGCCGCTGTGGACCGCCTCGGTCGACCGGTCGCAGGCGGAATCGGCTCTGCTGAACCTCGTCATCAACGCGCGCGACGCCATGCCGGGCGGCGGCACCCTGCGCATCCGCACCGAGAACACCCGGTTCGAGGAAACCCAGTCCGCCCATGGCATGTCCGTCCCGGCGGGCGACTACATTCTCCTGTCGGTGTCCGACAGCGGATGCGGCATGGCGCAGGAGGTGCTGGAGCGCGCCTTCGAGCCCTTCTTCACCACCAAGGAGGCAGGGAAGGGCACCGGTCTCGGCCTTGCCATGATCCATGGCTTCGTCAAGCAGTCGGGCGGGCTGATCGGCATCGACAGCAGTCCGGGTGTCGGCACCACCTTCCGTCTCTACCTGCCGCGAGCCGCCGTCGACGTGATCAACGGCACGGCCTCGGACGAGGATGGCGCGGCCGAGGCATTCGCCGGCCGCGGCGAGACGGTGCTGGTGGTCGATGACGACGCCGACGTGCGTGCCGTTGCCGTCCAGGCCGTGGGTGGGCTGGGTTACCGCGTGCTGGAGGCCGATGGGGCGGAAGCGGCGCTGACCCTGCTGGATCGGCAGCCGGTCGATCTCCTGTTCACCGATATCGTGATGCCGGGCGGCTTGAACGGGCGCGAACTGGCCCGTGAGGGGCTGCGCCGCCACCCTGCGCTGCGGGTCCTGTTCGCCTCGGGCTATGCCAACGGAACCAGTGCGCCGGAGCACCAGGCCGGCGCCGCCCTTCCCGCGGACGACGGCACGGATCCCGGTGCCGTGCTTGGGGCCGTCTTGAGCCGGGCGGAGACACTGGCCAAGCCATATCGCGGTGGCGATCTCGCCCGCGCACTCCGCCGCGCGCTGGATCTGCAGTCCCCCCTCGCACCGGCGGAGGCCGTCCGGGGCTGA